Proteins from a genomic interval of Chloroflexota bacterium:
- a CDS encoding NUDIX domain-containing protein: MTQETRTYHAAGGVVVCGDKVLLLDRPGRGEIRLPKGHVEAGESPVEAALREVREETGYARLRVVRDLGLQTVEFDNPYDGHHYLRHEHYFLMCLDGPEQVARPAGDEQFSPLWVPWDQAEELLTFESERNVVRRARQALAEGEECPPGEM, from the coding sequence ATGACGCAGGAGACGAGAACGTACCACGCGGCCGGCGGCGTCGTGGTGTGCGGGGACAAGGTGCTGCTGCTGGATCGTCCCGGCCGCGGCGAGATCCGGTTGCCGAAGGGCCATGTGGAGGCCGGGGAGAGTCCGGTGGAGGCCGCGCTGCGGGAGGTGCGTGAGGAGACAGGATACGCCCGGCTGCGTGTGGTGCGGGATCTTGGCCTCCAGACCGTCGAGTTCGACAACCCGTACGATGGCCACCATTACCTGCGCCATGAGCATTACTTTTTGATGTGCCTGGATGGCCCGGAGCAGGTTGCGCGGCCGGCGGGCGACGAGCAGTTCTCGCCTCTCTGGGTGCCATGGGATCAGGCGGAGGAACTGCTCACGTTCGAAAGCGAGCGGAACGTCGTGCGTCGTGCGCGGCAGGCCCTGGCCGAAGGGGAGGAGTGCCCTCCGGGGGAGATGTGA
- a CDS encoding glycosyltransferase family 4 protein has product MTTRIAIHYTPALSQTAGIGRYTRGLVDALAALPPPDGLEFLLFVMGKIASPRPWPDHMTWRSIPLSERTMIRVWHRLHLPLPADWLTGPIALYHSPDYVLPPLRRAIGVVTVHDLSFLRVPECADPRLRAFLTAEVPRAVARARHVLADSESTRRDLIELLSVSPEKVSVVPAGISPAFRRVEDEVRRNAVRIRYGLPQRFILSVGRLEPRKNYVRLIQAYAQLRRRWAPPQHLVIAGGYGWLYEDILREPERQGVSDWVHFPGFVRDEDLPTLYSLADAFAFPSLYEGFGIPPLEALACGVPTVVGDNSSLPEAVGDAALRVPAEDVSALAEALARLLQDEAWREHTRSAGPAQARRFTWEAAAQRLVTAYQIALGREGG; this is encoded by the coding sequence ATGACTACGCGCATCGCCATCCACTACACCCCTGCCCTCTCGCAGACGGCGGGTATCGGCCGGTACACCCGCGGCCTGGTGGATGCGCTGGCTGCACTCCCTCCTCCGGACGGGCTCGAGTTCCTGCTGTTCGTCATGGGGAAGATCGCCAGCCCACGCCCCTGGCCGGACCACATGACGTGGCGATCGATCCCGCTGTCCGAGCGCACGATGATCCGGGTCTGGCACCGGCTTCACCTTCCGCTGCCCGCCGACTGGCTGACCGGCCCCATCGCCCTGTACCACTCGCCGGATTACGTGCTGCCCCCACTACGCCGGGCCATCGGCGTGGTGACTGTGCACGATCTGTCCTTTCTACGAGTGCCGGAGTGCGCCGATCCACGGCTGCGCGCCTTCCTCACAGCAGAGGTGCCCCGGGCGGTCGCCCGGGCCCGGCACGTCCTGGCCGACTCGGAGAGCACGCGCCGGGACCTGATCGAGCTCCTGTCCGTCTCCCCCGAGAAGGTCAGCGTGGTGCCCGCGGGGATCAGCCCCGCATTCCGTCGCGTGGAGGACGAGGTTCGAAGGAATGCGGTGCGCATTCGTTACGGGCTGCCCCAACGTTTCATCCTGAGCGTGGGGCGGCTGGAGCCGCGCAAGAATTACGTGCGCCTCATCCAGGCCTACGCGCAGCTACGGCGACGCTGGGCTCCGCCACAGCATCTGGTCATCGCCGGGGGATACGGATGGCTCTACGAGGACATCCTCCGAGAGCCGGAGCGACAAGGGGTGAGCGATTGGGTGCACTTTCCCGGCTTCGTCCGGGACGAGGACCTGCCCACGCTGTACTCCCTGGCCGACGCCTTCGCGTTTCCCTCCCTCTACGAGGGGTTCGGGATCCCGCCGCTGGAGGCGCTGGCATGTGGCGTCCCCACGGTGGTGGGCGACAACTCCTCGCTGCCGGAGGCCGTGGGCGACGCGGCGTTACGCGTCCCGGCCGAGGACGTGTCCGCATTGGCGGAGGCGCTGGCCCGGCTCCTGCAGGACGAGGCCTGGCGGGAGCACACCCGGTCGGCGGGTCCCGCCCAGGCCCGACGGTTCACCTGGGAGGCCGCAGCGCAACGGCTCGTGACCGCTTATCAAATCGCTCTGGGGAGGGAAGGCGGATGA
- a CDS encoding pyridoxal phosphate-dependent aminotransferase has protein sequence MKLASAVYRLKSESAFEVLARARELEAQGRTVVHMQIGEPDFDTPAHIVDAAIDALQRGETHYTPAAGILPLREAIAAYVERTRGCPVSPDQVVVTPGAKPIMFFTMLALLEPDDECVYPDPGFPIYESMIRYIGAKPVPAPLRMENHFRFDANELSGLVNDRTKLLILNSPQNPTGGVLLRSDLERIADLAQRHDFYVLSDEIYSRILYEGQHHSIITLPGMAERSVLLDGFSKTYAMTGWRLGYGVFPPELVPHIVRLQVNSNSCAAAFTQWAGIAALTGPQEPVERMVAEFRRRRDLIVEGLNRLPGVRCLMPDGAFYAFPNIEGTGLTSKALADKLLEEAGVATLSGASFGRHGEGFLRLSYATSIENIQQGLERMEAALSRL, from the coding sequence ATGAAGCTGGCATCCGCCGTGTATCGGCTGAAGAGCGAATCCGCCTTTGAGGTATTGGCGCGCGCCCGGGAGTTGGAAGCCCAGGGCCGCACGGTGGTCCACATGCAGATCGGCGAGCCCGATTTCGACACGCCCGCCCACATCGTCGACGCGGCGATCGACGCGCTGCAGCGGGGGGAGACCCATTACACCCCCGCGGCGGGCATCCTTCCCCTGCGAGAGGCCATCGCCGCTTATGTCGAGCGCACTCGAGGATGCCCGGTGAGCCCGGATCAGGTGGTGGTCACGCCCGGCGCCAAACCCATCATGTTCTTCACCATGCTGGCGCTCCTGGAGCCCGACGACGAGTGCGTGTACCCGGATCCGGGGTTTCCCATCTACGAGTCCATGATCCGTTACATCGGCGCCAAGCCCGTGCCCGCCCCACTGCGCATGGAGAACCACTTCCGATTCGATGCGAACGAGCTGTCCGGTCTGGTGAACGACCGCACCAAGCTGCTGATCCTCAACTCCCCTCAGAATCCGACCGGGGGCGTCCTGCTTCGATCGGACCTGGAGCGGATCGCGGATCTGGCCCAGCGGCACGATTTCTACGTGCTCTCCGATGAGATCTACAGCCGCATCCTGTACGAGGGGCAGCACCACTCGATCATCACGTTGCCCGGCATGGCCGAGCGCTCCGTGCTCCTGGACGGCTTCTCGAAGACCTACGCGATGACGGGATGGCGGCTGGGATACGGGGTCTTCCCGCCGGAACTGGTCCCGCACATCGTGCGCCTACAGGTGAACTCCAACTCCTGCGCGGCCGCGTTCACTCAATGGGCCGGCATCGCCGCGCTGACGGGGCCGCAAGAGCCGGTGGAACGCATGGTGGCCGAGTTCCGTCGCCGCCGGGATCTCATCGTGGAAGGGCTGAACCGACTGCCGGGCGTGCGCTGCCTGATGCCGGATGGCGCCTTCTATGCCTTCCCCAACATCGAGGGCACCGGCCTGACGTCCAAGGCGCTGGCGGACAAGCTTCTGGAGGAGGCGGGCGTGGCGACCCTCTCCGGCGCCTCCTTCGGTCGCCACGGCGAGGGGTTCCTGCGGCTGAGCTACGCCACGTCC
- a CDS encoding GtrA family protein — protein sequence MEEEEGGSPSLRTPSTSSITWEWRNWPVIRSVIQHPLIKDYVTPKELTRFLRFATVGAVGMIVDLSILNALVKLAGWPLLYANSVSFSAAVLNNFTWNRLWTFPESRSRPIRTQLPQFALVNIIGLLINNAVLLAVYYVIRAWIPDPWDYNLAKMFAIGVVLFWNFGANRLWTYRGL from the coding sequence ATGGAAGAGGAAGAGGGCGGCAGTCCATCCCTGCGCACCCCCTCAACGTCATCGATCACCTGGGAATGGAGGAACTGGCCGGTGATCCGTTCCGTCATACAACACCCACTCATCAAGGACTACGTCACCCCAAAGGAACTCACCCGCTTCCTTCGGTTCGCGACGGTGGGAGCCGTCGGCATGATCGTGGATCTGTCGATCCTGAACGCTCTGGTCAAGCTGGCCGGATGGCCGCTCCTCTACGCGAACTCCGTATCCTTCTCCGCGGCCGTCCTCAACAACTTCACGTGGAACCGGCTGTGGACGTTTCCGGAAAGCCGCAGTCGTCCCATCCGTACCCAGCTTCCTCAATTCGCCCTGGTGAACATCATCGGCCTGTTGATCAACAACGCCGTCCTGCTGGCCGTTTACTACGTGATCCGGGCGTGGATCCCCGACCCATGGGACTACAACCTGGCGAAGATGTTCGCCATCGGCGTGGTGCTATTCTGGAACTTCGGCGCCAACCGGCTTTGGACCTATCGTGGCCTGTAG
- a CDS encoding O-antigen ligase family protein: MIGTQPLRTIAWDSIIRKGIGLLALTALAASLALAPLRWELLLLAGISVVLAVLIRPWLGLLIIAVTIPFGPLMPLPIGQANANINELLFLLIIGGWLARGVSRRAIVIPHPPLLLPALLLLGAYLATLPGAWSLKDGLVEWIKWAEGLALYLAVVALLPPRRTPWLIGAILLAGVAEAGLGIYQFVRAIGPSQFAILGRFLRAYGTFRQPNPFGGYMGLIAPVAISLAWWALAEVWRGRRAPGRFRLLTLAAAVTAAAGMVTLGLLASWSRGAWLGFAAALSVIVLARGTKTTGAIALIGAVVLSALIVIGYTGGGPVSALQGRMSGLLEYARFTDPRTIEITDANFPIVQRLAQWWAAWNMFSDHPWLGVGIGNYAAAYPAYALPRWYESLGHAHNYYLNTAAETGLIGLAVYMLVGIAAFIWTARQARRLSGWPQALAIGVLGVLTHLSVHNLFDNLYVQHMILHLALLLGALAVLSMAHVGRRAPGSCDVMAP, from the coding sequence ATGATCGGCACACAACCACTACGCACGATCGCATGGGACAGCATCATACGCAAAGGCATCGGGTTGCTCGCCCTGACGGCGTTGGCGGCGAGTCTGGCTTTGGCTCCCCTGCGATGGGAGCTTCTCCTGCTCGCCGGCATCAGCGTCGTTCTGGCCGTGCTGATCCGCCCCTGGCTTGGGCTCCTCATCATCGCCGTGACGATCCCGTTCGGCCCCCTGATGCCCCTTCCAATAGGCCAGGCGAACGCGAACATCAACGAGCTGCTCTTCCTGCTGATCATCGGAGGGTGGCTGGCGCGAGGAGTCTCCCGGCGGGCCATCGTGATCCCGCATCCGCCGCTGCTCTTGCCGGCGCTTCTGCTGTTGGGAGCCTACCTGGCCACCCTGCCAGGCGCCTGGTCCCTGAAGGACGGGCTGGTCGAATGGATCAAATGGGCGGAGGGCCTGGCCCTGTACCTGGCCGTGGTCGCGCTGCTGCCCCCACGCCGCACGCCCTGGCTCATCGGGGCGATCCTTCTCGCCGGCGTCGCCGAGGCGGGGCTAGGGATCTACCAGTTCGTCCGGGCGATCGGCCCCAGCCAGTTCGCCATACTGGGTCGCTTCCTGAGGGCCTACGGGACGTTCCGCCAGCCGAATCCGTTCGGCGGATATATGGGCCTGATCGCTCCGGTGGCCATCAGCCTGGCCTGGTGGGCGTTGGCTGAGGTGTGGCGCGGGCGGCGAGCGCCGGGGCGATTTCGCCTTCTGACGCTGGCAGCCGCCGTCACGGCCGCCGCCGGGATGGTCACGCTTGGACTTCTGGCGAGCTGGTCGCGGGGCGCCTGGCTGGGATTCGCGGCGGCGCTGTCGGTGATCGTCCTCGCCCGGGGGACGAAGACGACCGGGGCCATCGCCTTGATCGGAGCGGTCGTCCTATCCGCCCTCATCGTCATCGGATACACGGGCGGTGGGCCCGTCTCGGCGCTCCAGGGCCGGATGAGCGGGCTCCTGGAATATGCCAGGTTTACCGATCCACGCACCATCGAGATCACGGACGCGAACTTTCCCATCGTACAACGGCTGGCCCAGTGGTGGGCGGCCTGGAACATGTTCAGCGACCACCCATGGCTCGGCGTCGGCATCGGCAACTACGCCGCCGCATATCCCGCCTACGCGCTGCCGCGATGGTATGAGTCGCTGGGACATGCCCACAACTATTACCTGAACACGGCGGCCGAAACCGGGCTGATCGGGCTGGCCGTGTATATGCTCGTCGGGATTGCAGCGTTCATCTGGACGGCGCGGCAGGCGCGCCGCCTGAGCGGATGGCCACAGGCGCTGGCCATCGGCGTACTGGGCGTGCTCACGCACCTGAGCGTACATAACCTCTTTGACAACCTATACGTGCAACACATGATCCTCCACCTGGCGCTGCTCCTGGGAGCCCTCGCGGTTCTCAGCATGGCCCACGTCGGCCGGAGGGCGCCGGGATCGTGCGATGTGATGGCCCCATGA
- a CDS encoding amidohydrolase family protein, whose protein sequence is MVAVDRLFTGGIVVTMDRRRNVFLDGAVAVRGSDIVAVGPSDQITRRFEAEEVVDCRGTIVTPGLINSHTHVPMSLLRGLADDLRLDVWLLGYMMPVERECVTPEFVRWGTLLSCAEMICSGVTTFCDMYYYEDVVAQATEQAGLRAILGETILKFPSPDAASYDEGLSHCRQFIERWRGHPRIIPAVAPHAPYTCTDEIWQEAIALALEFDVPLITHLSETAHEVQESRQRWNGLSPVAYAERMGVFQARVIAAHCVHVTEDDMALLATHGVGVAHCPTSNLKLASGVAPVVLMRARHIHVGVGTDGCASNNDQDMFEEMRLAALLPKGTRGDPTALPAEEAFALATIEAARAIHMDQLIGSLEPGKRADITMIALNAPHAVPRFSLSNANIYSHLVYTAKASDVVGTWVDGQPLLRDGQLLTIDLPEVMAEAQRLADGINTFLKERESSLLNKLLALGGLEQQETFEVQVKARVDDLAAVERRFLDLGLELVKRSVREQYDTYMLFWRPEPEILRYREDNVVQERTNGGVETLGLTLEVVPEYTLTLIGPKKEREYESLAILSRSRFTSHAAHSLRFYREYFQPDEVREVVKWRTRYRFLYKGEEFALNLDRITKPEGKGSFVEIKSRTWSAADAVRKAELIGELLELLHIPRDSIVKGEYVNL, encoded by the coding sequence GTGGTTGCCGTAGATCGTCTTTTCACCGGCGGCATCGTGGTGACGATGGACCGCCGCCGAAATGTATTTCTGGATGGCGCTGTTGCCGTGCGTGGATCGGATATCGTGGCGGTGGGGCCGTCGGACCAGATCACCCGCCGGTTTGAGGCTGAGGAGGTGGTGGACTGTCGCGGGACCATCGTCACGCCGGGCCTGATCAACAGCCACACCCATGTGCCCATGAGCCTGTTGCGGGGGCTTGCCGATGACCTGCGGCTGGACGTGTGGCTCCTGGGCTACATGATGCCGGTGGAGCGGGAGTGCGTCACGCCCGAGTTCGTGCGCTGGGGGACGCTGTTGTCCTGCGCGGAGATGATCTGCTCCGGCGTGACGACCTTCTGCGACATGTATTACTACGAGGATGTCGTGGCCCAGGCGACGGAGCAGGCCGGACTGCGGGCCATCCTGGGCGAGACGATTTTGAAGTTCCCCTCCCCGGACGCCGCCTCTTACGACGAGGGGCTATCCCATTGCCGTCAGTTTATCGAGCGGTGGCGAGGACATCCCCGGATCATCCCGGCCGTGGCGCCCCATGCCCCGTATACCTGTACCGATGAGATCTGGCAGGAGGCCATCGCGCTGGCGTTGGAGTTCGACGTTCCCCTGATCACCCATCTATCGGAGACGGCTCACGAGGTCCAGGAGAGTCGCCAGCGCTGGAATGGGCTCTCGCCAGTGGCGTATGCGGAGCGCATGGGCGTCTTTCAGGCGCGCGTCATCGCCGCGCATTGCGTGCACGTGACCGAAGATGACATGGCGCTGCTGGCAACCCACGGCGTGGGGGTGGCCCATTGTCCCACCAGCAACCTGAAGCTGGCCAGCGGAGTGGCGCCCGTGGTGCTCATGCGCGCGCGACATATTCACGTGGGCGTCGGAACCGACGGATGTGCCAGCAACAACGACCAGGACATGTTCGAGGAGATGCGGCTGGCGGCGCTGCTGCCGAAGGGCACCCGGGGCGATCCCACCGCTTTGCCGGCGGAGGAGGCGTTTGCGCTGGCGACCATCGAGGCCGCCCGGGCCATCCATATGGATCAGCTCATCGGGTCGTTGGAGCCGGGCAAGCGTGCGGACATCACCATGATCGCCCTGAATGCGCCCCATGCGGTGCCCCGGTTCAGCCTCAGCAACGCCAACATCTACTCTCACCTGGTCTACACGGCGAAGGCCAGCGACGTGGTGGGCACCTGGGTGGATGGACAGCCGCTGCTGCGAGACGGCCAGTTGCTCACCATCGACCTGCCCGAGGTCATGGCTGAGGCTCAGCGATTGGCCGATGGGATCAACACCTTCCTGAAGGAGCGTGAGTCCAGCCTGCTGAACAAGCTGTTGGCGTTGGGTGGCCTGGAGCAGCAGGAGACGTTCGAGGTGCAGGTCAAGGCTCGTGTGGACGATCTGGCCGCGGTGGAGAGGCGCTTCCTGGACCTCGGGTTGGAGCTGGTGAAGCGCAGCGTGCGTGAGCAGTATGATACGTACATGCTGTTCTGGCGACCGGAGCCGGAGATCCTGCGCTATCGTGAGGATAACGTGGTCCAGGAGCGGACCAACGGCGGCGTGGAGACCCTGGGGCTCACGTTGGAGGTGGTGCCGGAGTACACGTTGACGCTGATCGGCCCGAAGAAGGAGCGGGAGTATGAGAGCCTGGCGATCCTCTCCCGAAGCCGCTTCACCTCGCACGCGGCCCATTCCCTGCGCTTCTATCGGGAGTATTTCCAGCCGGACGAGGTGCGCGAGGTGGTGAAGTGGCGGACGCGCTACCGCTTCCTGTATAAGGGGGAGGAGTTTGCCTTGAACCTGGACCGCATCACGAAGCCGGAGGGCAAGGGATCGTTCGTGGAGATCAAGAGCCGCACTTGGTCGGCGGCCGACGCCGTTCGCAAGGCGGAACTGATCGGCGAGTTACTGGAGCTCTTGCACATCCCGCGTGACTCAATCGTGAAAGGGGAGTACGTGAACCTGTAG